The Cloeon dipterum chromosome X, ieCloDipt1.1, whole genome shotgun sequence genome includes a window with the following:
- the Nup37 gene encoding nucleoporin Nup37: MHSNGENGIKFDFPSQVFVVEFSPFAWSKDLVCIGTENSIILGAVLFPEDHSWEESADSGKVQLYTQLSDSGRVLETRDVSFIELKTLQQKQRPQAAAWSPDTTLRGLPRLLHFAVALSASTVQNVNIKTDNIIKVYKTDLGESTSVVDLEGHQDYINAVAFEPEGSLLASASDDLTCRVWTARDASDYRPLECKFHLNSPGMAVCWHTEETGKLLVAEKSGLMQLFNVQTQQPLISLDSGSKPLMSAHWAPSNNTLIAALAAGELTVWDIQRPSQPIEVRPVHPQGGRWVKFSNNSDMVIATLGRPGHQLKVHNITAKLPKLSLPLPIAYGLSWHYHLPYVALGCDHQLMMWKIATK; the protein is encoded by the exons ATGCATTCCAACGGTGAAAACGGGATAAAATTTGACTTCCCAAGTCAAGTATTCGTGGTTGAGTTTTCGCCTTTCGCGTGGTCCAAGGATCTGGTTTGCATCGGCACGGAAAACTCGATCATTCTGGGCGCCGTTCTCTTTCCA gAAGACCACTCATGGGAAGAATCAGCGGATAGTGGAAAAGTTCAGCTGTACACACAGCTGAGTGACTCTGGCAGAGTGCTGGAGACCCGAGATGTGTCGTTCATCGAGTTAAAGACCCTGCAGCAGAAGCAGAGGCCGCAAGCAGCCGCCTGGAGCCCCGACACCACGCTCAGGGGTCTGCCTAGGCTGCTGCACTTCGCCGTCGCCTTGAGCGCCTCCACGGTGCAAAACGTGAACATCAAGACTGACAACATT ATCAAGGTGTATAAGACGGATCTGGGCGAGAGCACAAGCGTCGTCGACCTGGAAGGCCACCAGGACTACATCAATGCTGTGGCGTTTGAGCCTGAAGGCAGCTTGTTGGCTTCGGCTAGCGACGACCTCACATGCAGGGTCTGGACCGCTAGGGATGCCTCTGATTACCGCCCACTCGAGTGCAAATTCCACCTCAACTCTCCAG GAATGGCTGTTTGTTGGCACACAGAAGAGACAGGCAAGCTGTTGGTAGCTGAAAAGAGCGGGTTGATGCAGTTGTTCAACGTGCAAACGCAGCAGCCGCTGATCTCGCTCGACTCGGGCTCCAAGCCCCTCATGTCAGCACACTGGGCTCCCTCCAACAACACGCTGATTGCCGCGCTGGCCGCAGGCGAATTGACAGTTTGGGACATTCAAAGGCCAAG ccaGCCAATTGAGGTAAGGCCTGTCCATCCGCAGGGCGGCCGTTGGGTTAAGTTCAGCAACAATAGCGACATGGTAATTGCCACCCTGGGCCGGCCGGGCCATCAACTCAAGGTGCACAACATCACGGCAAAGCTGCCTAAACTGTCGCTTCCGCTGCCG ATCGCTTATGGGCTGTCGTGGCACTATCACTTGCCTTATGTAGCCTTGGGCTGCGATCACCAGCTCATGATGTGGAAAATCGCGACAAAGTGA
- the LOC135946634 gene encoding uncharacterized protein LOC135946634: protein MMRRRWVCTLLAPLCVLFVVLRSGAEEKEPESAPRLIVRSVVAYSAEAEHSAALAAGGPPRDDNGDGPLHAEGWLALDGVLFLLRAFDDRRVPHLPAVRLLSLVRGVRVPPNFFCRLRFHGRREVHAAKVLPTEIWSSEWKAPLSNTTFRPFLLTCPYKKSLEQPVTVSISLQKAFETTPRLPVVSWVKSEPSNQVSVAVCVKGLNFPSRSDDISRQIAEWIEINGALGASKFFVYVQKVDEKVQRLLKHYSDRVEVVDEPLPPGLLLSDLSELWQKRRFELVSYNDCLYRSIGRHQFVLPLDVDEVLVPVKHLSWQETLADLVATHDRSPASFAVRNFFFFSSAANTSPLDLLFRSSYETTGTYKSFAATDRTLTLFNHYALHTLIPGTQRMEVADQSVAQVNHYRQGCSPLMANDCQNRYLRFTQRDEILLSRVDKARVLKIVESSLNASRAV from the exons ATGATGCGGCGGCGGTGGGTCTGCACGCTGCTCGCTCCGCTCTGCGTGCTGTTCGTGGTGCTGAGGAGCGGTGCCGAGGAAAAAGAGCCGGAGTCTGCACCGCGGCTCATCGTCAGGTCGGTCGTCGCGTACTCGGCAGAGGCGGAGCACTCGGCCGCCCTCGCCGCTGGCGGCCCACCCCGTGACGACAACGGCGACGGGCCGCTGCACGCGGAAGGGTGGCTTGCGCTGGACGGCGTCCTGTTCCTCCTCAGGGCCTTCGACGACCGCAGAGTGCCACACCTGCCCGCCGTCCGCCTTCTGAGCCTGGTCAGGGGGGTGAGGGTGCCGCCGAACTTCTTCTGCCGCCTCCGCTTTCACGGACGTCGCGAGGTGCACGCTGCCAAGGTGCTACCCACGGAGATATG GTCGTCCGAATGGAAGGCGCCCTTGTCGAACACAACGTTCCGACCTTTCCTCCTGACTTGCCCgtacaaaaaatcattggaGCAGCCTGTGACTGTGTCGATATCCCTCCAGAAAGCGTTCGAAACCACCCCTCGTTTGCCCGTTGTTTCATGGGTGAAAAGTGAGCCATCGAATCAGGTGTCAGTGGCTGTGTGCGTGAAAGGACTGAACTTTCCTAGCCGCTCTGATGACATTTCGCGTCAGATTGCCGAGTGGATCGAGATAAACGGAGCTCTGGGCGCGTCCAAGTTCTTCGTTTACGTGCAGAAGGTGGACGAAAAAGTGCAACGACTGCTGAAACACTACAGTGACCGGGTCGAGGTAGTGGACGAGCCCCTGCCGCCCGGGTTGCTGCTGTCTGACCTCAGTGAACTGTGGCAAAAACGCAGATTTGAACTGGTGTCCTACAACGACTGCCTCTACAGGAGCATCGGCCGGCACCAATTTGTCTTGCCCTTGGACGTGGACGAG GTGCTGGTGCCCGTCAAGCACCTCTCGTGGCAAGAGACGCTGGCCGACCTCGTCGCCACCCACGATCGCAGTCCAGCCTCGTTCGCCGTGCgcaactttttctttttctcatcCGCTGCGAACACCTCTCCCTTGGACCTCCTTTTCCGCAGCTCTTATGAAACGACAGGGACGTATAAAAGTTTCGCCGCCACGGACCGTACGCTCACTTTGTTCAACCACTACGCTTTACACACTCTG ATTCCGGGAACTCAGCGAATGGAAGTTGCAGACCAAAGTGTGGCGCAGGTGAATCACTACCGTCAAGGCTGTTCGCCTCTCATGGCCAATGACTGCCAAAACAGATACTTACGCTTCACTCAGAGGGATGAGATTCTACTGAGCAGGGTGGACAAAGCTCGAGTTTTGAAAATAGTGGAATCCAGTCTAAACGCTTCGAGGGCTgtctaa
- the LOC135945349 gene encoding histone H1-III-like: MADDIADDPVPKSPVKAKDPLAKKAAAASTHPPTAQMVNDAIKSMKERGGSSLRAIKKFIASKYEVDAKKLAPFIRKYLKSAVNKGDLVQTKGKGASGSFKLNPAVNEKAKVVKSKKQPASERVKLKTAGGKPKKAAATKEKKSMTTKVMLKKGAKSSTKEKKVMANKPSKSPKEKKQLTKKKAPAKKTPAMKTFLKKAAAKKA; this comes from the coding sequence ATGGCCGATGATATCGCTGACGACCCGGTGCCCAAGTCCCCCGTTAAGGCCAAGGACCCACTGGCCAagaaagccgccgccgcctccactcACCCCCCGACGGCCCAGATGGTGAACGACGCCATCAAGAGCATGAAGGAACGCGGAGGCTCGTCGCTGCGCGCCATCAAGAAGTTCATCGCGAGTAAGTACGAAGTGGACGCCAAAAAACTGGCGCCGTTCATCCGCAAGTACCTGAAGTCAGCCGTCAATAAGGGCGACTTGGTGCAGACCAAAGGCAAAGGCGCGTCCGGCTCTTTCAAGCTGAATCCGGCCGTGAATGAGAAAGCGAAGGTAGTCAAGTCCAAGAagcagccagcgagcgagagggTGAAGCTCAAGACTGCAGGTGGCAAACCCAAGAAGGCCGCGGCCACCAAGGAGAAAAAAAGCATGACTACAAAAGTTATGTTGAAGAAAGGGGCAAAGTCTTCGACAAAGGAGAAGAAGGTCATGGCCAACAAGCCCAGCAAGTCACCCAAGGAGAAGAAGCAACTGACCAAAAAGAAGGCCCCAGCCAAGAAGACCCCTGCCATGAAAACCTTCCTGAAAAAAGCCGCCGCCAAGAAAGCATAA
- the LOC135946700 gene encoding uncharacterized protein LOC135946700, whose amino-acid sequence MDVNFKDLSMEERTEFIEDLRRKRHAAMVSDTLKVLSARSIAKNHSVYFDRVENPLRVLPNTLIQYILEMIKEVRHSAERLVPKYLEEKFVLLLLNGNLTEFNPNEFNPYSRSSNAAYYKHIVENCPNMIKVIRGQQGRFSDETLELPLDDIFKWKNIKYIGFKMCICRDEHLRQLLEHVPNLEGMEITVSGSFTSEGVLYLSQMKNLKHLNLSIAKEDEDIEFDSEILVQCAGSIPSLQSFQFSDSIYGPSRSIRFLELFAQQYPLKKLTVPHLRLTLTFETDWPANLVVERLTIQGKLNSTTVAKICAIPCHIKELTFDSVSYRKVYAILNSIGHRVQELHFVQFTTLTDEPDEHVNLFTIIAACPNLEKFRFFSTAGKLETVTNFDLPLEYFRNWKAFDINDPRDFEDVNDETFNQVDKLLKLFLLGNKSRTRTLHLHNLTQIKTVEQVLKENPACLEDLEKLTIDFSRDGMLETALKVSKQIIFISPRLKKIKLKLLSLDPHAIPNKIRKYYDWFNVLVKSAGVRFKCVCEMESGKDDSSYEQFTDFEDSDDSYVEDDDDDDDDDDWDDYDGENEAFFGFEDGNEDDDDELGIEIHNNLLAHLLNAGLGPNGYY is encoded by the exons ATGGACGTTAATTTCAAAGATCTGAG CATGGAGGAACGCACAGAATTCATAGAGGATTTGCGAAGGAAAAGACATGCTGCCATGGTGTCAGACACATTAAAAGTTCTCTCAGCCAGGTCGATTGCCAAAAACCATTCTGTCTACTTCGACAGAGTGGAAAACCCCCTGAGAGTATTGC CCAACACTCTGATTCAGTACATTCTGGAAATGATCAAGGAGGTCAGACACTCTGCAGAAAGGCTGGTACCAAAATATCTGGAGGAAAAGTTTGTGCTCCTGCTTCTGAATGGCAACCTCACAGAGTTTAATCCAAATGAGTTCAACCCATATTCTCGCTCTTCAAACGCGGCCTACTACAAACATATCGTCGAGAACTGCCCAAACATGATCAAAGTCATAAGAGGCCAGCAGGGAAGATTTTCAGATGAAACTTTGGAGCTGCCCTTGGACGACATTTTCAAGTGGAAGAACATCAAATACATTGGCTTCAAAATGTGCATTTGTCGAGACGAGCACCTTCGCCAGCTTCTAGAACACGTCCCAAACCTGGA GGGCATGGAAATTACAGTCTCGGGCTCATTCACATCGGAAGGTGTTTTGTACCTGTCCCAAATGAAGAATCTCAAGCACTTGAATTTGAGCATCGCCAAGGAAGATGAGGACATTGAATTTGACTCTGAGATCCTAGTTCAATGTGCAGGATCTATTCCGAGTCTGCAGTCGTTTCAGTTTTCGGATTCGATCTATGGACCGTCAAGAAGCATCAggtttttagaattatttgcTCAGCAGTACCCACTGAAAAAACTGACTGTGCCTCATCTAAg ACTGACCTTGACTTTTGAGACAGATTGGCCAGCAAATTTGGTAGTTGAGAGGTTGACTATCCAAGGAAAACTCAACTCCACCACTGTCGCCAAGATCTGCGCAATCCCATGTCACATCAAGGAGCTGACGTTTGATTCTGTGTCATATCGCAAAGTCTACGCAATCCTGAACAGCATTGGGCACAGGGTCCAAGAGCTGCACTTTGTTCAGTTTACAACTCTCACTGATGAGCCTGATGAACATGTCAACTTGTTCACTATCATTGCTGCTTGCCCCAACCTGGAGAAATTCCGCTTCTTTTCAACAGCGGGGAAATTGGAGACAGTGACCAATTTTGATTTGCCACTTGAGTACTTCAGAAACTGGAAGGC GTTTGATATAAACGACCCACGAGATTTCGAGGACGTGAACGACGAGACATTCAATCAAGTGGACAAACTTCTGAAGCTGTTTCTGCTGGGGAATAAGAGCCGCACCAGAACTCTGCACTTGCATAACCTCACTCAGATAAAAACTGTGGAACAAGTTTTGAAGGAAAACCCAGCCTGTTTGGAAGATTTGGAGAAACTgactattgatttttcaagGGATGGAATGCTGGAGACTGCTTTGAAA gtttcaaaacaaataatcttCATTTCTCCACGCTTGAAGAAGATTAAACTGAAGCTGTTATCACTTGACCCTCATGCTATTCCAAACAAAATCAGGAAATACTACGATTGGTTTAATGTACTGGTGAAAAGTGCTGGAGTTCGCTTTAAATGCGTGTGTGAAATGGAGAGTGGCAAAGATGACAGTTCATACGAACAATTCACTGATTTTGAAGACAGTGATGACAGTTACGTCgaggatgatgatgatgatgatgatgatgatgattggGATGATTATGATGGTGAGAACGAAGCCTTTTTCGGTTTTGAAGATGGCAAcgaagatgatgatgatgaactAGGAATTGAGATTCACAATAATCTCTTGGCGCATCTCTTGAATGCAGGGTTAGGACCTAATGGGTATTACTGA
- the LOC135946764 gene encoding uncharacterized protein LOC135946764 gives MNWLEKMGKKNKSRKTTCNSAPAPAREPPVGVCINMGKCSEFLRLKDYCSQNHLGEPVVKAIPILTNKVKNFTCKIQVGAVAANDPTYRAKTVEDAVNHVARLTLEKLYQDAVRAREKSIYGASNCDQKTLLDRISKILVMSETGFRSSKVEEIYLASYGEKLPHDWFTFAMGCDVFETLSPISAIIGLAPKFELPALELPFGSVWNVMVTAIEDTDKVWVQFTDAGYSDLIYSMLHEVKNAVDANAIGFGMTKVHTGSILLARLANSLTRVKVLVADTNRASCEMIDLGGTMMISLDDLTHLPYICRKLAPQALLVKLHGVEHFANLDPKIVEVTRQLMNIVFSALHKQEANERPSLVLYTFGNTEGKSVNSALVDDIANNLYKPGFELASCGQVIVSHAASEMEICVQTQPVVVSWLYKELTAACINANILQEDKPTFMPVDIMYVVIVDNGDNKFEPFLYRRGLLLEIKKAALCTMTLVFLVDTGETIWVPENRIRNFPCCPFDFTLILPQATKCLLGGYEEQIPLTFEQLKHLEMSRCTVNLRVLSYDGSHKLPLVQIAP, from the exons ATGAACTGGCTCGAAAAG ATGGGTAAAAAGAATAAGTCACGAAAGACAACATGCAATTCAGCACCAGCTCCCGCTAGAGAACCTCCTGTTGGTGTTTGTATCAATATGGGTAAATGTTCAGAGTTTTTAAGGCTGAAGGATTACTGCTCCCAAAATCATTTGGGAGAACCAGTAGTGAAAGCCATACCCATATTGACCAAcaaggttaaaaattttacgtgTAAAATCCAA GTGGGTGCAGTTGCCGCAAATGATCCTACCTATCGTGCCAAGACAGTGGAGGATGCGGTCAATCACGTTGCAAGATTGACCCTGGAAAAGCTGTATCAGGATGCGGTTCGCGCcagggaaaaatcaatttacggCGCTTCGAATTGCGACCAGAAAACTTTGTTGGATCGAATCTCAAAA ATTTTGGTTATGTCCGAGACTGGATTTCGAAGCTCAAAAGTGGAGGAGATTTACCTGGCATCATACGGGGAAAAACTGCCCCATGACTGGTTTACATTTGCCATGGGCTGTGACGTCTTTGAAACCCTGAGCCCCATCTCGGCCATCATCGGATTAGCGCCGAAATTCGAGTTGCCTGCCCTGGAATTACCATTTGGATCTGTGTGGAATGTCATGGTGACAGCAATCGAGGACACTGACAAAGTTTGGGTGCAGTTCACAGACGCAGGATATTCT gatTTGATTTACTCGATGTTGCATGAAGTCAAGAATGCCGTTGACGCCAATGCGATTGGATTTGGCATGACCAAAGTACACACGGGTTCGATTCTCCTCGCACGGCTTGCTAATTCTTTAACCAGGGTGAAAGTCTTGGTAGCTGATACAAACCGCGCCTCTTGTGAAATGATAGACTTGGGAGGAACCATGATGATCTCGCTTGATGACCTCACTCATCTGCCGTACATCTGCAGGAAGCTAGCTCCACAG GCATTACTAGTCAAGCTACACGGTGTGGAACACTTTGCAAACTTGGACCCTAAAATTGTTGAAGTCACTCGTCAGTTGATGAATATTGTGTTTAGTGCGTTACACAAACAAGAAGCAAACGAAAGACCCAGCTTGGTCTTGTACACATTTGGAAACACTGAAGGCAAGTCCGTTAACAGCGCGCTGGTTGATGATATCGCCAACAACCTTTACAAACCAGGCTTTGAACTT GCTTCTTGTGGCCAAGTGATTGTTTCTCACGCGGCCTCTGAAATGGAGATATGCGTTCAGACGCAGCCTGTCGTGGTGAGCTGGCTGTACAAGGAACTGACAGCGGCATGCATCAATGCCAACATTCTGCAAGAAGATAAGCCCACTTTTATGCCCGTGGACATAATGTACGTTGTTATTGTGGACAACGGTGACAACAAGTTCGAGCCGTTCTTGTACAGAAGAGGTTTGCTGTTGGAAATCAAGAAGGCTGCCTTGTGCACGATGACCTTGGTCTTTTTGGTGGACACTGGAGAAACAATTTGGGTGCCGGAAAACCGGATCCGCAACTTCCCTTGCTGCCCATTCGATTTTACTCTAATTTTACCACAG GCAACCAAGTGTCTCCTAGGAGGATATGAAGAGCAGATACCGCTGACCTTTGAACAGCTGAAGCATCTTGAAATGTCCAGATGCACCGTCAACTTAAGAGTTCTCTCCTATGATGGGAGTCACAAACTACCTTTGGTGCAAATTGCACCATAG